One part of the Ruegeria sp. SCSIO 43209 genome encodes these proteins:
- a CDS encoding ABC transporter permease, which produces MIDFRSLMQPHRIVMMLIFAGIVVWCAVSLQWDWIPNYAPLALQGIWTTIWLLVVTVVLGFLLAVPLGLAQAVGPWYLAAPAKAFCTIIRGTPLLLQLWLLYYGLGSLFPQFPWIRSSELWPYLRQAWPYAVLALTLSYAGYEGEVMRGAFKGVAKGQLEAAKAFGMPRFTMFRRIWLPQAIRNVLPTLGGETILQLKATPLVATITVVDIYAVSSRVRSDTFIIYEPLILLAVFYIFVAGVIAFGFHWLEVKVLGTGNRNGGIS; this is translated from the coding sequence ATGATTGATTTCAGATCGTTGATGCAACCACATCGCATTGTGATGATGCTGATATTCGCTGGAATCGTTGTCTGGTGCGCCGTCTCTCTTCAGTGGGACTGGATCCCGAATTATGCGCCGCTCGCCCTTCAGGGCATTTGGACGACAATCTGGCTGTTGGTGGTCACCGTAGTTTTGGGTTTCCTACTCGCCGTTCCTCTTGGATTGGCACAGGCGGTAGGGCCTTGGTATCTTGCCGCCCCGGCCAAGGCATTTTGCACTATCATCCGCGGCACACCGCTGCTGCTGCAACTCTGGTTATTGTATTATGGGCTTGGGTCTTTGTTTCCGCAGTTCCCCTGGATACGCTCTTCCGAGTTGTGGCCCTATTTGCGGCAGGCCTGGCCTTATGCAGTGCTGGCGCTGACGTTGTCCTATGCCGGCTACGAAGGAGAGGTGATGCGCGGTGCCTTCAAAGGGGTCGCCAAGGGTCAGCTTGAGGCAGCCAAGGCATTTGGCATGCCACGTTTCACCATGTTTCGCCGTATCTGGTTGCCGCAAGCTATCCGCAACGTCCTGCCGACATTGGGCGGTGAAACCATATTGCAACTCAAAGCAACTCCATTGGTTGCGACCATCACTGTCGTCGACATTTACGCAGTGTCTTCACGTGTGCGCTCCGACACTTTCATTATTTACGAGCCACTCATCCTTTTGGCCGTTTTTTATATTTTCGTTGCGGGCGTGATTGCATTTGGCTTCCACTGGCTGGAAGTAAAGGTTCTTGGGACTGGAAACCGCAATGGCGGTATCAGTTAG
- a CDS encoding ABC transporter permease → MNGLLDSLGLAQSAELLSLSPPGWGANLLRGLSHSLQIAFGAYALGLVIGLFGAYGKLYGGKVTRDLLAIYTTVIRAVPELVLILILYYVGSDIINKISAAMGGGRVEVSGVGAGIWVLGVVQGAYATEILRGAIQAVPPGQIEAAKSYGMPALMTMRRVTIPAMMSFAVPGLANLWLIATKDTALLAVVGFNELTLETRQAASSTRAYFTFFLAAGFLYLMVTLCSGGIFARIEKWARRGQPSLKGGGR, encoded by the coding sequence GTGAACGGACTGTTGGATTCACTTGGATTGGCGCAGAGCGCAGAGCTTTTGTCGCTCTCGCCGCCGGGATGGGGGGCCAATCTGCTGCGCGGATTGTCCCACTCATTGCAGATCGCTTTCGGCGCTTATGCCCTCGGTCTCGTGATCGGATTGTTCGGAGCTTATGGCAAACTCTATGGCGGGAAGGTCACGCGCGATCTTCTCGCCATCTACACGACGGTGATCCGGGCTGTGCCCGAGCTGGTCCTGATCCTGATCCTGTATTACGTGGGATCTGACATCATAAACAAAATCTCCGCCGCAATGGGCGGGGGTCGGGTTGAGGTCAGTGGTGTTGGCGCAGGCATATGGGTGCTGGGTGTGGTCCAGGGCGCTTACGCGACCGAGATTTTGCGCGGCGCTATTCAGGCGGTTCCGCCCGGTCAGATCGAAGCGGCCAAGTCCTACGGTATGCCCGCCTTAATGACCATGCGCCGCGTGACAATCCCGGCCATGATGAGCTTCGCCGTGCCAGGTCTTGCCAACCTGTGGTTGATTGCAACCAAAGATACCGCGTTGCTCGCTGTTGTGGGATTTAATGAACTGACACTGGAAACCCGCCAGGCTGCAAGCAGCACACGCGCCTATTTTACTTTCTTTCTGGCAGCGGGTTTTCTTTATCTCATGGTAACGCTGTGTTCGGGCGGCATCTTCGCTCGGATTGAGAAATGGGCGCGTCGCGGCCAACCCTCCCTTAAAGGAGGGGGCAGATGA